ATGCGTCACACGATCGACAGGCATCCGGACCTGCAGTTTCACGACGTGGCCGTCTGACGAGCATGGAGATCCAGATATTCGGCACGAAGAAGAGCGCAGCGACACGCAAGGCGCAGCGCTTCTTCAAGGAGCGCCGCATCACGGTGCACTTCGTGGACCTCACGCAGCGCGCAGCGTCACCGGGCGAGCTGCGCAGGTTCGTGCAGAAGTTCGGGACGGAGTCGCTGATCGACCGGGACTCGAAACGGTTTACGGATCTCGGTCTGACGCACGCGCTCTACGGCGATGAGCGCTGGCTGGAGATCCTGGCGGACGAGCCGCTGCTGCTGCGCCAGCCGCTCGTCCGTAACGGCAGTCAGCTCACGATCGGCGAAGCGGAAGCCACGTGGAAGCAGTGGGCCGGCAGGTGACGCGCTGACTCAGTCGACGTCGAAGAGAGCACCGAACTCCGAGGCAGTCAGCTTCACTCCCGTGAAGAACTCTCCGAACTCGCCGTACTTCGCGCTCGCCTCATCGTAGCGCATCTCGGTTACGATGCGCTTGAACTCGAGCGGATCCTTCGCGAACAGCGTGACGCCCCACT
The sequence above is a segment of the Longimicrobiales bacterium genome. Coding sequences within it:
- a CDS encoding ArsC/Spx/MgsR family protein, producing the protein MEIQIFGTKKSAATRKAQRFFKERRITVHFVDLTQRAASPGELRRFVQKFGTESLIDRDSKRFTDLGLTHALYGDERWLEILADEPLLLRQPLVRNGSQLTIGEAEATWKQWAGR